CCGAACGGGCGGCGGCGCGGTGCGTCAATTGCCGGTCGATCTTGTCGGCCATCGACCGTTCCTGAAAGACGACCACGACGGAGCCGGGCTCGCTCACGACAGGCGCGACATAAAGATCCACCAGCTTGTCCTGACCAAGGCGCGGCGAACTCAGGTCAACGCGGTACTCGTTCACCGGCGCGCGGCGTTCCCGCACCTGATCGATGAGCGCCAGGAGCGGGCTGCCGAAGGGAATAAAGGTGGAGACGCGGTAGCGCGCAAGGTGCGAAGCGCTGGCGCCGAAAAAAGCTTCTGCCTCCCAATTGGCGAAGGCAATGAAACCTTCGGCATCGACCAGAATGACCGGGTTCTGAACCGCGTTCAGCACCGCCATGGCGAGTGGGTTCGTATCTGCCGGGCTGTGTTTGTCAGCGCTCATGCGGCCTTCCTTGGGGCGTCTTCGCCCGTAGTTGCGGAAAGGGCGCGGCGTAACCGGTCCGCCACCTCGCCCGTGTCACGCGATGTCATGATTTCGGCCTTCTCGGGCGTGGCGAGGTCAGGTGCAAATCGCTCGAGATACCAGCCCAGATGTTTGCGCGCATGCCGCAGGCCCGCTTCCCGTCCGTAAAAGTCCAGCATCATCTCGTAATGTTCGACGGCGATTGCAGGAATATCGGCGCGATCCGGCGGCGCATGGCCTGCAAGGACCGCCGGCAGCCACGGCTGGCCCTGCGCACCGCGGCCGACCATGACCGCATCCGCGCCGGAACGACGCAGGATTTCGCGCGCATCTTCAGGCGTTTCAACATCGCCATTGGCTACCAGCGGTACGGCAACGACCTCGCGAACGGCGCGAATGGCATCCCAGTCCGCACGCCCTTCGTAAAACTGCATGCGAGTGCGCCCGTGGATGGTAATGAGCTGAACACCAGCCGCTTCGGCGCGGCGGGCAATCTCGGGCGCATTGATGGAATTTTCGTCCCAGCCAAGACGCATTTTCAGCGTCACGGGGACGTCGACGGCATTGACTGTTGCCTCGATGAGCGTGAGGGCATGATCGGGGTCCCGCATCAGCGCCGAGCCGGAATAACCGCCCGTCACCTTCTTGGCCGGACAGCCCATGTTGATATCGATAATGCCGGCGCCGTTGTGCGCGGAAATTTTTGCCGCCTCGGCCATGTAGTGCGCCTCGCGCCCGGCAAGCTGAACCATGTGCGGAACCATGCCGGCATTTTTCAGACGCGCCCAGGATTCGCCCCGGTTGGCGACGAGCTCGCGGCTGGCAACCATTTCGGTTACGACGAGACCCGCGCCATAACGCCAGGCAAGCTGCCGGAACGGTAGATCCGTCACGCCCGACATGGGCGCCAGCACGGCACGATTACGTATCGTGACTGAGCCGATGCTGAACGGTTCTGACAACTCCGGAAGATGCAATTGATGATCTTTCATGCAGAAGGTTTATTTGCATTATTTTTAGACAGTGTTTGTGCGGTTGCCAAGCACTTTTAGGTGCTTGCCCCTTTTATTTGCGGGGCAGCTGCCTGCCTGTTTTGCTGTCGGCAGCAATTTGTGCAGGTTTAAAGCACGATCGCAGTCTATCCCGCGACATCGAGGCGCGACTGTGCGTCTTATCGGGCTGGCCATTCGGGTTTTGAAACGCTAGAGCAGGACTGTCAACCGCTAAGGGTTGCGCACAAAGCATATGACCAATGCAGGAAAGCACTATGAAACTCGGCATCGTCATCGTCGCCGCCGGACGCGGTGAAAGGGCAGGCTCTCCCGAGGAAGGTCCCAAGCAATATCGCTCGATCGGCGGTCGGGCCGTGATCGAGCACACGTTGGCGAGATTTCTCAGTTGGAACGACACCTCGCCTATCGTTGTCGTCAGCCATGCCGACGACGCAGCACTTCTTTCGCCGATCCTTCAACGACTAAGCGCGGATGAGCGTATCCTCACGGTCACGGGCGGCGCGTCGCGCCAGCAATCGGTGTTGGCCGGCCTGGAAGCGCTTGCGCCGGAAGAACCAACCCATGTGATGATCCACGACGGCGTGCGGCCCTTCGTTGACGCCGACATGCTGGACCGCATCGTTGCGTTGCACGCGGCCGGAGCGGACGCTGTGCTGCCGGCCCTTGCCGTTACCGACACGCTAAAACGGGGCGATGACGGACACGCCGTGGAGACGGTGTCCCGGCAGGGGCTTTATGCGGCGCAGACACCGCAGAGTTTCGCTTATCGCGACATCCTGGCCGCCCATCGCGCCGCTGCTGCTTCCGGCAAAACGGACTTCACCGACGATGCATCGATTGCCGAATGGGCTGGCATCCCTGTGATGTTGACCGACGGGTCGGTCGACAATGTCAAACTTACACTCAAGCGGGATATCACCATGGCCGATGAAAAGCTTTCTCTCGGATTGCCGGACGTTCGCACCGGCAATGGCTACGACGTGCACCAGCTGGAGGCCGGAGATGGCGTGACCCTATGCGGCGTCTTCATCGAACATAATCAGAGACTGAAAGGCCATTCCGATGCCGACGTGGCGCTGCATGCGTTGACGGATGCACTGCTTGCCACCTGCGGCGCCGGCGACATCGGCGATCACTTCCCGCCCTCCGATCCGCAATGGAAGGGGGCCGCCTCGCGCATTTTCCTCGAACATGCGGCCAAGGTGGTGCGGGACAATGGCGGCACGATCATGAATGCCGATGTCTCACTGATCGCTGAAGCACCGCGGATCGGGCCGCATCGGCAGGCCATGCGGGAAGCGCTTTCCGACATGCTCGGCATCGCGCTGGAGCGCTGCTCGGTAAAAGCGACAACCAATGAGACGATCGGCTTCGTTGGCCGCCGCGAGGGCATCGCAGCGATCGCCACGGCCACGGTCGTGTACAAAGGCAGACCGTTATGAGCCTCTTTCCGGCAGAGATTGAGTACATCGCGCAGCGGATCATCGCGGACTTCAGTGCCAGCGGCTTCATGGTAGCGACGGCGGAAAGCTGCACGGGCGGCTTGATCGCCGGTGCTCTGACGGACATTGCCGGTTCTTCCGCCGTCGTTGATCGTGGGTTCGTCACCTATACCAACGAGGCGAAGATGGACATGCTCGGTGTGCTTCCTGAAACACTGAGGGTTTTCGGTGCGGTGTCGCGAGAGACCGCGCTGCAGATGGTCCAGGGCGCACTGTTTCGGTCGCGGGCCGATTTTGCGGTGGCTGTCACTGGTATCGCCGGTCCAGGCGGCGGATCCCTCGATAAGCCCGTTGGTCTGGTTCACCTTGCCGCACAGTCCCGCCGCGGGACGATCCTGCACCGTGAGATGCGGTACGGCGACATCGGCCGGACGGCTGTCAGGCTTGCAACGGTCAGAACCGCGCTTGAAATGCTGACAGAGATCAATCAGGCCGGGTCAGCATAAATCTTATCGGCACGTGCTTCGAAGGCTTCGGCAAACATACGGAAGGCGCGGTCGAACATGGACCCCATGACCGCGCCGAGCAGCCGGTTCTTGAATTCGTAATCGATGAAGAAATGCACCGTCGAGCCGTTTTCCGTCGCCTCGAATCGCCAGCGATTGTCGAGGTACCGGAACGGGCCGTCGATATATTTCACGTCGATCGCGCGTTCTGCGGGGTTCAGCAGAACCTGTGTGGTAAAGGTCTCGCGAAACGCCTTGTACCCGACCGTCATATCGGCCACCAGTAGCTCCTTGCCATCCCTCTCCTTGCGGGAGCGGACGGTGAGAGCCTCGCATAGGGGCAGGAATTGCGGGTATTTCTCCACATCCGCCACGAGGTCGTACATGCGGTCTGGAGAATGTTTGACAAAACGATGCGTTTCAAACTTGGGCATGAGCGGCAGTTAATCCTCGATATGCAGAAGATCAAGGAGGCGACGCGTCTGTTTTCTGCTTTTCACCTGCCAGATCGGCACATCAGGCCCATAGAGATCGAAGTTTCTCTCAAAGATCGGTGCGTGACGCCTCTCGAAATTCCAGATGTAGCGGAGAAATGCGCCGTCGAGCCTTTCCGGGCAACCGTCGGCCATCTCGGGTCTGGCTTTGCCAAATCCCTTAATGATTCGAGTGATTGCGCCCCAGAGGCAAAGCCAGCGCGGCATACGGATCCAGATGACGATATCTGTTCGGGGCAAGCGCAGATCAAAAGACGAGGGATTGCTTCCGTCCATCAGCCATCGTTCGCGGGAAACGATGCGGGCTATGATCTGACGCTGTTCGGGCCGAGGGCGGGCTTGCCACCCGGGAAGCCAGAAAATCTCCCGGTCCATCGATATGTATTCCAAGCCAAAACGCTGTACAAGCTTGCGCGAAAGCGTTGATTTGCCGCCGCCAGGACAGCCGACGACCATGATGCGCTGCGCCTTGGCGATGATTCCGGCGGCTTCTTCGACAGCATCAAGGTAGTTCGGCATTGTGCGTGACCTCATCCGCGTGTTCAACATTTACTGCCGCGCAATCCGGTATCATGACGGCGGCGCATGGCGGTTACGGAAAATTGACTATTGCAACCCCTCGCCTGGGATTGCTATTTAATTGCGACTAATATTACACCCATTGGATGCAAACGTGCCGGGCCCTCCCAATTTCCCCGCGCCTCTTCATCTCTGGGTACAGACCCACAAACAACGCTTTGAGCCACTGAGTGAGCCGATGGACGATTTTTCCAGTATCATCAACCTTCTCGAATCCGCCAAACAACTGGCATCGATGAACGAAATGCCCATGCTTGCCTATCTGATCGACGTCGCAAAATGCGAGGCGAGAGAAAACAAGCCGGTTCTGCGCAAGCGCAAGCGTGGCGAGTCGACCGCCAAGGAAGATGTTTGATCGTTAGGGCCGTTATGGCCGACTGACAAAGGCGGCTGGCACTAACTTCAAGGCGATGTCATAATCAGATGCTGAAGGGCCGCTTTCCGAGGCGGCCATTTCTTTGCACCATGGAATATCGTGTGATGACAGGCGCATCGGCCCACATCAGAAGTTACCGGCAGGAAAGGCCCGACGAGCGACACGCCTTCGTGCAGATCGTTCTTCCGGTTCGCGGCCGTCTGTGGATCGATGTCGCTGGCCGGCAGGAGGAACTGTCTTGCGCACGCGGGGTCTTCATTCACTCCGGAACGTCCCATGCGCAACGTGAGACGGCGGGCAACCGTTCGCTGGTGGTCGAGCTCGATGAACATAGGATTTCCGAACGGGCCCTCGAAAAGCTATCCCACAATCCATTCCTCCATGTTGCCTCGGATACACGGCACTTGATCGACTTTATGCGCGGGGTCATCGGCTTAGACGGATGTCGCGACGACGTCGTGGGGCTTTGGGCGCCCCTGCTCATCGACAGTCTTGCCGGAGAAAAACCCGGGATACGCGCGCGCTTGAACAGCTTGGCTGCGCTGGTGGAAGCAGAACCTTTCTCTCCATGGACGATCGATCGATTGGCGACCTGCGTATCGATCAGCGAAAGTCGCCTTCATGCCTTGTTTATAGAGGAGTTTGGGCTGTCGCCTCACCGCTGGCTGGCCGGGCTTCGCATGCGCAAAGTTTGCGCCCTGTTGCAAAACCCGAGCCTTCCAATCGCTGAAATTGCGCTCCGCGCCGGGTTTTCAGACCAGACGGCTTTGACCCGCGCGATGCGCCATATCGTTGGCGAAACACCGGCTGCCTATCGTCGCAGCCGCGGTATCCAGTGAACCGGCGGCCGTAGGCATCAGGAGTTTTTGTCAAGACAGCCTGTGACGGCTGTGGCACACCGCAGGCTGATGGCAATGCGGATGTGGCAGGACATGAACAGGACAGGTCTCGGTGTTTTTTACGGCATGCTGGCAGGGGCTATGTGGGGCGGCATCTTTCTCGCCCCCAAACTCGTGCCCGATTTTTCAGCCCTGCAACTGTCAACGGCGCGATACCTGACCTACGGGCTGATTTCGCTTGCCATTATCGGGCCGCGCATGAAGCAGGTTTCAGCCAGCTTCGGCAAACAGGAGTGGATAGCGCTCGCCTGGCTGAGCATGATCGGCAATATCGTCTACTACGTCTTCATCTCGACTGCCGTTAAACTGAGCGGCGTTGCCTTTACCTCCATCATCATCGGCTTCCTGCCTGTTGCCGTGACCATCATCGGCAGTCGCGACCATGGCGCCGTTTCGCTACGCCGGCTCTGGCCGTCGCTTCTATTTGGCGCGATCGGCATTGTCGGCATTTCGTGGCAATCGCTCATGCAGAGCGACGGTGGTTTGGACGTCTCCCGTGTCGTCGGCCTCATCTGCGCGCTCGGCGCGCTGGCCTCCTGGACAGCCTTTGCCGTCGGCAACGCGCGTTGGCTTTCGAGACTGAAGGACGTCAGCGCCGACGACTGGAACATGATGACCGGTGTTGTGACTGGCGCACTGGCGCTGGCCCTTGCCATTCCTGCCTTTGCATTCGAGTCAGGAACCCACGACGCAGCAGAATGGCTTCATTTCGCAGCCATCGCCGCCGGGCTGGGTTTCACGGCTTCCATCCTCGGTAACGCCTTTTGGAACCGCATGAGCCGCATGCTCCCGCTGACCATGGTCGGGCAGATGATCCTGTTCGAAACCCTGTTTGCGCTGCTCTATGGGTTTCTGTGGGAAGGGCGCGGGCCGACATCGATCGAGGCCATCGCAATCTGCGCCGTCGTGCTGAGCGTTGCCCTGTGCATGCGCGCGCATCGGCCGGAAAAGCTCATGGCGTGAGTGATCAGGATAGCTTCAATTTCCGCCTTAACGGCCTTCAGCCATTATCCAGCAAGCCCAAGTCTATGGGCTCAAAAGCCTTGCCGCCGCTCCGACGCGCGTCGGCGAAATTCCGTCTTAAGGCCGGAATGATAGAGTGACAGACGCACCATGGACGCGAAACTGCCCTGCCTGAGCTTGCTTACTCCGCAGCCACCAGCAGCTTCTTTTCGCGGGCCGCGCGCAGGCGCTCGAAATCGTCACCGGCGTGGTGGGAGGAACGGGTCAGCGGGCTGGAGGAGACCATGAGGAAGCCCTTGGTATAGGCCACCGTCTCGTAGGACTTGAATTCCTCAGGCGTGACGTAAGCCTCGACCTTGTGGTGTTTGCGGGTCGGCTGCAGATATTGGCCGATGGTCAGGAAGTCCACGTCCGCGCTGCGCAGATCATCCATCAGCTGCAGCACTTCATTGCGCTCTTCACCGAGGCCAACCATGATACCAGACTTGGTGAACATGGTGGGATCGAGTTCCTTTACCCGTTGCAACAGGCGCACGGAGTGGAAGTACCGCGCGCCCGGACGAACCGTGAGGTAATTGCCCGGAACGGTTTCCATGTTGTGGTTGAAGACATCAGGCTTGGCGGCGACGACACGCTCCAGAGCGCCAGGCTTCTTCAGGAAGTCTGGCGTCAGGATTTCGATGGTCGTCGTCGGAGACGCGGCGCGGATCGCCCAGATCACCTTTTCGAAATGTTCAGCGCCGCCATCCGCAAGATCATCACGGTCGACAGAGGTGATGACGACGTGGGAAAGGCCCATCTGCTTGACGGCCTTGGCGACGTTCTCAGGCTCGTTCATATCGAGGGGATTGGGCTTGCCGGTCGCGACATTGCAGAAGGCGCAGGCACGGGTGCAGATTTCACCCATGATCATGAAGGTCGCGTGTTTCTTGTCCCAGCATTCGCCGATATTTGGACAGCCGGCTTCCTCGCACACGGTCACCAGCTTGTGGCTGCGCACCAGCTCGCGCGTCTCGTGATAGCCTTTGGAGGTCGGCGCCTTGACGCGGATCCATTCGGGCTTGCGCATCACCTCGGTATCGGGCTTGTGCGCCTTTTCCGGGTGGCGGATACGCTTTTCGTCGGATGACGTCCTGTCGAGAATAGTGACCATAAAAACCTGCTTCCATCGCCCTTGGCGATCCAGACATCTTTGGTGCGATGCTTTAGAACAATTCCAGAAAAAGCGTAAGCCCCTTCCGGTCACGAAGCCTTGTCAGCGCCGCACGAGCTTTGCCATGAACAGCAACAGGCTTGCGCCGAGAAACGAGGTGACGAAATAACCGAGCCTGCTATCCTGTACGAAGACATCGAAGGTTCGCAGCACTGCAACAGCCACCACCGAACCGACAATGCCAAGCACGATGTTCATAAAAATGCCGAAGCGCATATCCATGAGCTTGCCCGCAAGCCAGCCGGCGAGACCGCCGATGATGATTGCTGCAATCCAGCCTACACTTTCCATTCCCACGCTCCCTGAAACAACAGCCCCGCCTTAAGGCTTCATCGAGACATATGGGACACCCGGCATGGTTAGACAATGCCGGGCATCACGCGGCACTTATGCGTTCAGCACACGGCCATAGGCGTCGAGCACGCTTTCCTTCATCGACTCGGAAATGGTCGGATGCGGGAAGATCGTGTGCATCAGGTCTTCTTCGGTCGTCTCCAGATTCATGGCGACCACGAAGCCCTGGATGAGTTCGGTGACTTCCGCGCCCACCATATGTGCGCCGAGCAGCTCGCCGGTCTTCTTGTCGAAGATGGTCTTGACCATACCCTGGTCTTCGCCGAGCGCAACCGCCTTGCCGTTTGCCGCAAAGGAGAAGCGGCCAACGCGGATGTCGCGGCCCTGTTCCTTGGCCTTGGCTTCGGTGAGACCGACAGAAGCGACCTGAGGATTGCAATAGGTGCAGCCCGGAATCTTGAGCTTGTCCATGGGATGCACATTCGGCAGACCGGCGATCTTTTCGACGCAGATGACAGCCTCGTGCTCAGCCTTGTGGGCGAGCAGTGGCGGACCCGCGACGTCACCGATGGCGTAGATACCGGGCACGTTGGTCTTGCCGTAACCGTCGATGACGATGAAGCCGCGATCGGTCTTCACGCCAGCAGTCTCAAGGCCGATGCCCTCGATGTTGGCAACGACGCCGACGGCGGAGATCATCCGATCGGCCGTAATCTTTTCAGAAGAACCGTCCTTCTTCTCCAGCGTCGCGGTGATGGAGTTCGCGCCCTTCTCCACCTTGGAAACCTTGGTTTCCAGATGGATCTTCATGCCCTGCTTCTCGAGCTGCTTTTTGGCGAAGGCAGAGATTTCGGCGTCTTCGACCGGCATGACCTGACTCATGATTTCAACCACGGTCACGTCGACGCCCATGGTGCGGTAGAAGCTGGCGAATTCGATGCCGATGGCGCCAGAGCCCATGACGAGCAGCGACTTGGGCATTTCTTCCGGCTTCATCGCCTCGAAATAGGTCCAGATCAGCTTGCCATCCGGCTCGATGCCGGGCAGCGCGCGCGGGCGGGCGCCCGTTGCGACGATAATGTGCTTGGCAGTGTAAGTGCCCTCGCCCAGCGTGTTTTTCGGCACGGGCCCCTGCGGCTGAACCACCGGCTTGGTGGATTTGCCGACGACGATCTCGCCCGGCTTGGTGATCTTGGCTTCACCCCAGATGATATCGACCTTGTTCTTCTTGAACAGGAAACCGACGCCATTGTTCATGCGGGCTGCAATGCCGCGCGAGCGCGCCACGATTGCCTTGACGTCCGGCTTGATCGAGCCTTCCAGCGTCAGGCCATAATCCTTGGCGTGGGTGGCGGTGTGCATGACATCGGCGGTGCGCAGCAAGGCCTTGGTGGGAATGCAGCCCCAGTTGGAGCAGATGCCGGCCAGATGCTCACGCTCCACGACGGCAACCTTCATGCCGAGCTGGGCTGCGCGGATCGCGGCAATGTAGCCGCCCGGTCCCGAACCGATGATGATGACGTCATATGATTGAGCCATTGGAAATCCTGCCTTGTCCTATCGGGTCGCGAGCAGCGCCACGACCGGGAATTGTTCTTAAAGTCCGAGCATCATGCGGACGACGGGCTCCAGCCCTCGTCCAATGGCCCGCGTATTTTCAGCATCGAGATGAACGCCATCCACCGGCGTCGTGCGCGCCACGGAACCCGCATCGAAAAAGCCGCAATCGAGCTCGTCGGCCAGATCCCGGTAAACGGAGGCCAGCATCGCCGATTCATCGATCGCATCGCGAAAGATCGCGCCCATAAACGGGTTGGCCGTCTCGCACAGCGGCGGCGGCGCGACGATCAGCACGTCGGGCGCCTCCCAGTCCGGGACCTGCCAGATATGGTTGCGCGTGAGTTTCACCAGCCGTTCGACACCCTTCATGGCGACAATTGCCGATCCATGGATCGATGGTTTCAGGTCGTTGGTGCCGAGCATGATAATCACCAGATCAAGCGGCGCATGGCTGTGCAGCAACGTAGGAAGAATCCGCGCGCCGTTGCGGTCGCAATCGGCGGTGTTATCGTCATAAGCGGTAGTGCGACCGCCCAGCCCTTCGTGGATCACATGCACATCAGGACCGAGCGCCTTCTGCAAGACGCTCGGCCAAAGATCGTCATGGCTGTGCCGGCCACCCGTTTCCGCATTTGATCCCCAGGTAAGAGAATCGCCAAAGCAGAGGACCGACTTCACCATCTCACTCTCCGATCAAACCAGCATGCCCATCGGGTTTTCGATGTAGCGCTTGAAAGCGCCGATCAGTTCGGCTCCGAGCGCGCCATCGACACAGCGGTGGTCGGTGGAGAGCGTGACCGTCATGACATTGGCGATCTTGATCTCGCCATTCTTGACGACAGCGCGTTCTTCACCCGCGCCGACGGCCAGGATGGTGGCATGTGGCGGGTTGATGACAGCCGAGAAGCTTTTTACGCCCATCATGCCCATGTTGGACACGGCGGTCGTGCCGCCCTGATATTCCTCAGGCTTCAGCTTGCGTTCTTTCGCGCGCTTGCCGTAGTCCTTCATCTCGTTGGAGATGGTGGAGAGCGACTTCTGCTCAGCCTTGCGGATGATCGGCGTGATCAGGCCACCGGGAATGGACACGGCAACGCCGACATCCGAATGCTTGTGCTTGACCATGGCGCTTTCCGTCCAGGAGACGTTGGCGTCAGGCACGTCACGAAGCGCCAGCGCCAGCGCCTTGATGACCATGTCGTTGACCGACAGCTTGTAGGCCGGCTTGCCGTCCTTTTCGGGGGCAGCGGCGTTGAGCTGGGCGCGCAGCGCCAGAAGCGTATCCAGCTCGCAATCCACGGAAACGTAGAAATGCGGAACCGTCTGCTTGGATTCGACCAGACGCTTGGCGATGACCTTGCGCATGCCGTCATGCGGCACGAGCTCGTAGGAGCCTTCTTCGAACAGCTTGAGAACGGCTTCGTCCGACTGGCCCTTGGCAAGCGCCGGAGCCGGTGTGCCTGCGGATGCAGCAGCGGCGCTTGGCGCAGCCTTCGCACCGCCGGAGGCGGCAGCCTTTTCGACGTCGGTCTTGACAATACGGCCATGCGGGCCGGAACCGGAAACGCTCGAGAGGTCGAGACCGGCTTCCTTGGCAAGACGGCGCGCAAGCGGCGACGCGAAGATGCGCTCGCCAGACTTGGAAACCGGCGCTGGCGTAGACGAAGCAGCAGGCTGGTCGGCAACCGGCTTTTCAGCCTTTGCCGGGGCAGCCTCTTCCTTCGGCGCTTCCGCCTTGACGGCGTCCTGCTTGGGCGTTTCCGCCTTTGCCTCAGCCTTGGCAGGAGCCGCATCGCCGCCCTTTGCCGCCTCGGCCACATCCTCGCCATCGGCGGCGAGGATTGCGATGAGGGCGTTGACCTTCACGGCTTCTGTGCCGGCCGGAACGACCAGCTTGGCAACAGTGCCTTCGTCCACGGCTTCCACTTCCATGGTCGCCTTGTCGGTCTCGATCTCGGCGATCACGTCACCGGGAGCGACCTTGTCGCCTTCCTTGACCAGCCACTTGGCCAGATTGCCCTCTTCCATCGTCGGAGAAAGGGCAGGCATGGTGATATTGATAGGCATCGAAACGCCTCCCCTTACTTGTAGCAGACGGTTTTTACGGCCTGGACGACTTCATCGACATTCGGAAGCGCCAGCTTCTCCAGATTGGCCGCGTAAGGCATCGGAACGTCCTTGCCGGCAATCGTCAGGATCGGCGCGTCGAGATAATCGAAAGCAGCGCGCTGGACCTGGTTGGAGATGAAGTCACCGACCGATGACTGCGGGAAACCTTCTTCGACAGTAACGAGACGGCCGGTCTTCTTCACCGATTCGATAACGGTCGGCAGGTCCATCGGACGGATGGTGCGCAGGTCGATCAATTCGACGTCGATGCCGAGTTTTTCGAGTTCCGCAACAGCCTTGACCGCATAGGTCATGCCGATACCGAAGGAAACGATGGTTGCATCCTTGCCCTTGCGATGAATGCGCGCCTTGCCGATCGGCAGCACGAAATCATCCAGCTTCGGCACTTCGAAGCTCTGGCCGTAGAGAATTTCGTTCTCGAGGAAGATGACGGGGTTAGGATCGCGGATGGCGGCCTTCAAAAGACCCTTCGCATCGGCAGCCGTATAGGGCATGACGACCTTGAGGCCCGGAATATGGCTGTACCATGCGGCGTAACATTGGGAGTGCTGGGCCGCAACGCGGGCAGCAGCACCCGAAGGACCACGGAACACCATCGGCGCGCCCATCTGGCCGCCCGACATGTAAAGGGTCTTGGCCGCCGAGTTGACGATCTGGTCGATCGCCTGCATGGCGAAGTTGAAGGTCATGAATTCGACGATCGGCTTCAGGCCGGTCATGGCTGCACCGACGCCGATGCCGGCAAAGCCGTGTTCGGTGATCGGGGTGTCGATGACGCGGCGCTCGCCGAATTCCTGCAGCAGGCCCTGGGTAATCTTGTAAGCGCCCTGATATTCGGCGACCTCTTCACCCATGATGAAGACTTTTTCATCGGCGCGCATTTCTTCAGCCATGGCGTCACGCAGCGCTTCACGCACCGTCGTCATAACCATTTCGGTGCCCTCCGGAATGTCCGGGTCGGCGGCGACGTCGATCTTGGGTGCTGCCGGAACCTTCGCGGCTTCCTTGGAAGCGCTCGGCTCTTCGGTGGCTTCGCGGGTTTTGCCGCCGGCGGCATCAGAACCCGAGTTGGCTGCTTCGGCCTTCGGCTCTTCCTTCTTGGCAGCGGACGAGATGTCGTCGGCGCTTTCGCCTTCCTGGATGAGCACGGCGATCGGGGTGTTGACCTTGACGCCTTCGGTGCCGGCATCGATCAGCAGTTTGCCGATGACGCCTTCATCCACGGCTTCCACTTCCATGGTCGCCTTGTCGGTTTCGATCTCCGCGATAACGTCGCCGGAGGTGACCTTGTCGCCTTCCTTTTTAAGCCATTTGGAAAGCGTACCTTCCTCCATGGTCGGGGAAAGGGCGGGCATAAGAATTTCTACAGGCATGGGTTTCCCTTTCCCGATCAGAGCAGAATGTCGGTGTAGAGCTCGGATGCATCCGGCTCGGGGTCGTTCTGGGCGAAGTCGGCGCTGTCGGCAACGATATCACGGACATCCTTGTCGATGGCCTTCAATTCGTCTTCGCTGGCCCAGCCCTGCTCCAGAAGGCGTGCCTTCACCTGCTCGATCGGATCATGTTCCGAACGCATCTTCTGCACTTCATCCTTGGAACGGTACTTCGCCGGGTCGGACATGGAGTGACCGCGGTAACGGTAGGTCAGCATTTCAAGAATGATCGGGCCCTTGCCGGAACGGCAATGTTCCAGCGCCTGATCGGCTGCGGCCTTGACGGCGCGGACATCCATGCCATCCACCTGGATACCGGGAATGCCGAAGGACTGGCCGCGCAGCGAATAGTTCGATTGTGCGGTTGCGCGGGCGGTCGAGGTGCCCATGGCGTAACGGTTGTTTTCGACGATATAGATGATCGGCAACTTCCAGAGAGCTGCCATGTTGAAGCTCTCGTAGACCTGACCCTGGTT
This genomic interval from Agrobacterium tumefaciens contains the following:
- a CDS encoding SGNH/GDSL hydrolase family protein, encoding MVKSVLCFGDSLTWGSNAETGGRHSHDDLWPSVLQKALGPDVHVIHEGLGGRTTAYDDNTADCDRNGARILPTLLHSHAPLDLVIIMLGTNDLKPSIHGSAIVAMKGVERLVKLTRNHIWQVPDWEAPDVLIVAPPPLCETANPFMGAIFRDAIDESAMLASVYRDLADELDCGFFDAGSVARTTPVDGVHLDAENTRAIGRGLEPVVRMMLGL
- the lipA gene encoding lipoyl synthase → MVTILDRTSSDEKRIRHPEKAHKPDTEVMRKPEWIRVKAPTSKGYHETRELVRSHKLVTVCEEAGCPNIGECWDKKHATFMIMGEICTRACAFCNVATGKPNPLDMNEPENVAKAVKQMGLSHVVITSVDRDDLADGGAEHFEKVIWAIRAASPTTTIEILTPDFLKKPGALERVVAAKPDVFNHNMETVPGNYLTVRPGARYFHSVRLLQRVKELDPTMFTKSGIMVGLGEERNEVLQLMDDLRSADVDFLTIGQYLQPTRKHHKVEAYVTPEEFKSYETVAYTKGFLMVSSSPLTRSSHHAGDDFERLRAAREKKLLVAAE
- a CDS encoding pyruvate dehydrogenase complex dihydrolipoamide acetyltransferase; translation: MPINITMPALSPTMEEGNLAKWLVKEGDKVAPGDVIAEIETDKATMEVEAVDEGTVAKLVVPAGTEAVKVNALIAILAADGEDVAEAAKGGDAAPAKAEAKAETPKQDAVKAEAPKEEAAPAKAEKPVADQPAASSTPAPVSKSGERIFASPLARRLAKEAGLDLSSVSGSGPHGRIVKTDVEKAAASGGAKAAPSAAAASAGTPAPALAKGQSDEAVLKLFEEGSYELVPHDGMRKVIAKRLVESKQTVPHFYVSVDCELDTLLALRAQLNAAAPEKDGKPAYKLSVNDMVIKALALALRDVPDANVSWTESAMVKHKHSDVGVAVSIPGGLITPIIRKAEQKSLSTISNEMKDYGKRAKERKLKPEEYQGGTTAVSNMGMMGVKSFSAVINPPHATILAVGAGEERAVVKNGEIKIANVMTVTLSTDHRCVDGALGAELIGAFKRYIENPMGMLV
- the lpdA gene encoding dihydrolipoyl dehydrogenase, with product MAQSYDVIIIGSGPGGYIAAIRAAQLGMKVAVVEREHLAGICSNWGCIPTKALLRTADVMHTATHAKDYGLTLEGSIKPDVKAIVARSRGIAARMNNGVGFLFKKNKVDIIWGEAKITKPGEIVVGKSTKPVVQPQGPVPKNTLGEGTYTAKHIIVATGARPRALPGIEPDGKLIWTYFEAMKPEEMPKSLLVMGSGAIGIEFASFYRTMGVDVTVVEIMSQVMPVEDAEISAFAKKQLEKQGMKIHLETKVSKVEKGANSITATLEKKDGSSEKITADRMISAVGVVANIEGIGLETAGVKTDRGFIVIDGYGKTNVPGIYAIGDVAGPPLLAHKAEHEAVICVEKIAGLPNVHPMDKLKIPGCTYCNPQVASVGLTEAKAKEQGRDIRVGRFSFAANGKAVALGEDQGMVKTIFDKKTGELLGAHMVGAEVTELIQGFVVAMNLETTEEDLMHTIFPHPTISESMKESVLDAYGRVLNA
- a CDS encoding GlsB/YeaQ/YmgE family stress response membrane protein, whose product is MESVGWIAAIIIGGLAGWLAGKLMDMRFGIFMNIVLGIVGSVVAVAVLRTFDVFVQDSRLGYFVTSFLGASLLLFMAKLVRR